The nucleotide sequence CAGGGAGCGGTTTTGCCTCTTGACACGTATTACCCATAACAGGTTGGGTAGAGCTTGCGAAACCCAACAAATTCCGGCGCGAAGCGGCATCCTATAAAGTCCCTTCCCCACTGGCGGGGGAAGGTCAGGATGGGGGGGATCGTCATTCCCGAGCGTCCCTGTCGGGAATCCAGCGTCCCTGACCATTAAAACAACAATGTTAACCACGGAAGACACGGAAAACACTGAAAACGACCCTTCCGTGGCTTCCGTGTTTTCCGTGGTTCATGCTTTGCGGGATGTATGCAAGCCTTTGCCTTTTGAAAAAAGAGTCCTTACGGACCCCGGCAGCATAAAACAAAGACGCTGCCGCGGCCACCCAACAAAGAAAGACAACGACGCTTGGTCCCCTCGTTCGCGAGGATGACGGAATTAATCGGCTGGAATGCCGCCTTTGGCCTGCCCATCTTCCTACCCAAATAAACGCCGCGAAGCGGCATCCTTATTTTGTAGGGACAGGTCCCTGTGCCTGTCCATTCCTTCCCCGCTGGCGGGGGAAGGTCAGGATGGGGGGGATCGTCATTCCCGAGCGTCCCTGTCGGGAATCCAGCGTCCCTGGCCTTTAAAACAACAATGTTAACCACGGAAGACACGGAAAACACAGAAAACGATCTTTCCGTGGCTTCCGTGTTTTCCGTGGTTTATGTTTTTTTGTTGTTCATGTTTTTCCGACTCGCTCCCATGTTGCACGTGGGAATGCATACCTCCGCCTCATCCTTCTCCGCATCGTCTTTAAAGGAATCGGAAAAAAACCGCTTCCCTGCGCGCGGGCGAAAACCGAAATTTTATGTTTCAGGCCCCTCTCAGGGGGCTTGCCAACCAATCCAACCGCCTCAAACATCTTACAAAATCAATATACCACAGAGTTTCTTTATTTCTTAAACACGTCCCCTGAAGTCGTGAAAGCCCCTCTGGACTTAGTCAATTAGTCAAAGACGTCCCCAAAAGTCACTCATCATCAACTGACCTGGCTGTATCAAGAATGCTGGTCCCAAGGTAGCGTTTGGAGGAGGTCAACTCATTTCTGGAGTTATACCCATAGATATTAAACGCAGGCTCGTCAGAGGCATTCCCGCTGTTGGTTACGCTGGTTCTCCTGCCGAGGGCGTCGTAGCCGTAACCGTATTGGCTGGCGGATTCGGCGACCCGGTCCATGGAGGCGGCGGTCAACCGGCCGTCGCAAGAAGTACGGGCGGCCCTGCCTAATGGGCCACGAAAAGGAGTTAATCCGAACAAGGCTTCGGATACCAAGGAATGAGAGATGGCGTGCCGCTTAAACAAGGTAAAGTCCCCGGAAAAATTGTATGGCGATCCAGGCAAAATTTCTCTTTATGAGTCACGCAAACAGTGCAATAGATCCGGCATTTTGTCAATGGCGGCCTGCCGCGCTTTCGCGCGTTCGGTTCATGGCGCCTTCGCGGGAGACGAATAAATACACCTCGCCCTAACACGAATCTTTTTTGACACCATGCATTGGCGGGCGTATATTTAAGAAATTGCAAGATACCATCAGGGATTAGGGGCCGTATTGGGAGCGCAAGGCTTTTTCGGGTCGACGCCGACCCTGTTCAGGACAGGCAAAAGGAGGTCTGAACCATGGCCAAAAAGAAGATGGAGACCGGCGGCAAAGCAAAGTCCGCCAAAAATGCGTCTGCAAAGAAAAGAGTGACTTTTTTTATGAGAGCTCCCGAGGCCAAAGAGGTTTCGGTCGCCGGAGATTTTAACGGCTGGGACGCCAAGAAGCATCCCATGAAGCTGGATAAAACCGGGTTGTGGAAAAAGATTGTCATGGTCGCCCCGGGCCGTTGCGAGTACAAATTTCTGGTGGACGGCGACTGGGCTCTGAACCCGGACACGGAAGAGACCTGCACCAACGAGTTCGGCACGGAAAATCATGTGCTGGAAGTCTGATCCCCGCTCACAGCCTTGGGATTGCATGAAAGCCGATAGTCAGCAACGGAGCTTGTGAATGACCGTCAAAAATGTTGTGCGAATTCTGATAGGCTTGTTGTTCGTCACTTTTGTGGTTCAAAATGCAGAGGTTGTGGAGGTGCGCTTTTTGTTCTGGGGCGCAGAGGCATCCCGGGCTCTGGTGCTGTGTTGCGTGTTCGCATTAGGGCTTATCGTTGGGTGGCTCCCGCTCCGAATCACAAAAAAGAAAGAGGGCGCCGGCAAAGACAAGGTGAAAGAACAGGCTGACGCCGAAAGCACCTGAGTCATAGGAGAGACGCCTATTTTATTTGACGCGGGGGATGAATGCAAGACAGCAGCGGGTTGATATACGCCTATTTGCTTGACGGCCAAGGCGGGGGCCGAAGCGTGGGATGGGAGGATATTCTGCGGTGGACGCCCGACCAGGGGATTTTGTGGCTCCATGTGGATTTTCGCGACCCGAACGCCATGGCGTGGCTGGATGAAAAAAGCGGCCTCAATCCCATTGTGGTGCAGGGGTTGATAGCGGATGAAACCCGGCCGCGTTGCGTGGGGCATGGAGAGGACCTCCTTATTATTCTGCGGGGAATCAACGCCAATCCGGGCTCCGACCCGGAAGACATGGTGGCCCTGAGGATGCTGCTGGAGCCCGGCAGGATTATATCCATGCGCCACAGAAGGGTCATGGCCGTCCAGGACGCGGCAACCGCTTTGGAGGAAGGAGACGGGCCTAAAAATCCCGGGGAATTTTTCACCTTTGTATGCAGCCGCATCACGGACCGCATGGGGGACGTGATCTACGAGATAGACGACCTGGCGGATCAGATGGAAGAGGCCGTCCTGGAGTCGGACGCCAGGGGCTTGCGGCCCCAGGTTTCCAGGATACGGAGGCAGGCCATCGCCCTCCGGCGGTACATCGCCCCGCAGCGGGACATTCTTTTAAGGCTGCAAAACGAAAAAAGCCCCATCCTTAATGAACTCCACAAAATGGAAATCCGGGAGGATGCGGAGCGCACGGCCCGTTTTGTGGAGGACATGGACGCGGCCAGGGACCGGGCCGCAGTCACCCAGGAGGAGTTGGGAAACCGCCTCGCCGAGGAAATGAATCGCGCCATGCTGATTTTATCCGTGGTGGCGGCCATATTTTTGCCGTTAGGGCTTTTGACCGGGCTTTTGGGCATAAACGTGGGCGGAATTCCCGGGGCGGATTACCGCTGGGCCTTTTTGATCGTATGCATTTTTCTGTTGTTTCTGGGCGGCGTCCTGCTTTTTGTTTTCAAACGCATGAGGTGGCTCTGAAAGCCCCTGAAAAATAGTGGAGCAACCAACTATGGATCAATGGCTGGATGCAAACTTCTGGCAGACGATAATTCAGAAAACGGGATTATGGTTCATAACCTCCGTCCCGTCTATTTTGTTCATTCTGATCCTGGCCGTCATCGCCCTGAAAAGTTTCGGCTTCGGCATGAAACGGGTCAAGGTGTTCATGGCGGAGAGAATGAAATCCAGCGGGCGTATTGATTCCGACGAGGCGGACCGCAGGCTGGAAACCCTGACGCGGGTTCTCACCACCCTGGTGAAAATCGTCCTCTGGACCATGGTGGGCATGCTGATCCTGAAGAAGATCGGGGTGGACATAGCCCCCCTGATAGCGGGCGCCGGCATCGCCGGCCTGGCGGTGGGGTTCGGGGCGCAGGAATTGGTGAGGGACGTCATCTCCGGCTTTTTCATCCTGCTGGAAAACCATATCCGAACAGGCGACGTGGCCTCCATAAACGGCGCCACGGGCGTGGTGGAGAATATCGGCTTGAGGACCACCTCCCTGAGAGACCCCCAAGGCGTCATCCATATGTTTCAGAACGGGAAGATCAACTCCATGTCCAACCTCACAAAGGGTTGGTCCGCCGCCGTCTTTGACATTGGCGTGGCGTACAAGGAGGACACGGACTCCGTTTCCGCCATCATGGAGGAAATCGCCGGGGACCTGGCCGCGGACCCCGAAATCTCCCCCCTGCTCCTGGAGCCTTTCGAATTGCTGGGCGTGGACGCCTTCGGGGACAGCGCCGTAGTCATCAAGGCCCGCCTCAAGACCAAACCCCTGAAGCAGTGGGTGGTGAAAAGGGAATATTTGCGCCGCCTGAAAAAGGCGTTTGACCAAAAAGGCGTGGAGATCCCCTTTCCCCACCAGACCCTATACTGGGGCTCCGCAAGTCCGCCCGTGGCGGTCGACCAGGTTGTTTCCACGGAAA is from Desulfatibacillum aliphaticivorans DSM 15576 and encodes:
- a CDS encoding glycogen-binding domain-containing protein, with translation MAKKKMETGGKAKSAKNASAKKRVTFFMRAPEAKEVSVAGDFNGWDAKKHPMKLDKTGLWKKIVMVAPGRCEYKFLVDGDWALNPDTEETCTNEFGTENHVLEV
- a CDS encoding lipopolysaccharide assembly protein LapA domain-containing protein translates to MTVKNVVRILIGLLFVTFVVQNAEVVEVRFLFWGAEASRALVLCCVFALGLIVGWLPLRITKKKEGAGKDKVKEQADAEST
- a CDS encoding zinc transporter ZntB codes for the protein MQDSSGLIYAYLLDGQGGGRSVGWEDILRWTPDQGILWLHVDFRDPNAMAWLDEKSGLNPIVVQGLIADETRPRCVGHGEDLLIILRGINANPGSDPEDMVALRMLLEPGRIISMRHRRVMAVQDAATALEEGDGPKNPGEFFTFVCSRITDRMGDVIYEIDDLADQMEEAVLESDARGLRPQVSRIRRQAIALRRYIAPQRDILLRLQNEKSPILNELHKMEIREDAERTARFVEDMDAARDRAAVTQEELGNRLAEEMNRAMLILSVVAAIFLPLGLLTGLLGINVGGIPGADYRWAFLIVCIFLLFLGGVLLFVFKRMRWL
- a CDS encoding mechanosensitive ion channel family protein; amino-acid sequence: MDQWLDANFWQTIIQKTGLWFITSVPSILFILILAVIALKSFGFGMKRVKVFMAERMKSSGRIDSDEADRRLETLTRVLTTLVKIVLWTMVGMLILKKIGVDIAPLIAGAGIAGLAVGFGAQELVRDVISGFFILLENHIRTGDVASINGATGVVENIGLRTTSLRDPQGVIHMFQNGKINSMSNLTKGWSAAVFDIGVAYKEDTDSVSAIMEEIAGDLAADPEISPLLLEPFELLGVDAFGDSAVVIKARLKTKPLKQWVVKREYLRRLKKAFDQKGVEIPFPHQTLYWGSASPPVAVDQVVSTENLESKDYQKVK